In Brachypodium distachyon strain Bd21 chromosome 5, Brachypodium_distachyon_v3.0, whole genome shotgun sequence, the genomic window ATTACACCCCTGAACTAACCAGGGAGTTTAAATCACCCACCAAACGGCAATACCGATTGGAATACCTTCTCAAACTGTTTATACCCATTTAAATTACCCCTGACGGCCTGACCTGGTTAAAAAACGGTTCTCTCATTTCATTTAGAAGTTCTGACCGTTCAGTACTACATGTGTCATGTGTGACTAGTTTTCGGCGTCGTAGGCAATGATGAGTGGCAAAGCACAGAAAATCGTCCCGCCTGTCAGGAAATCAGTCCCCCGCATCCCTGATCCCCCCGCTCGGGTTGTTTGGAGGGCACTGAATTGTGGGGTGATGAAGAAGGGCGTCCAATCCTCTCGCGAGGCTTCATTGATCTGCCAATTCTCCAGAGCCTGGGCATACCACCAGCAGACAGCATAGGCTGGCTCCGTCGCCTTCCTTAGCGCTAGGTGCGCATGGACGGTCAGTTCCTCCACCTGCGACGGCAAGTCCGACGCGTACGGGGACGACGAGGACCTGGACCTGGACGCCGGCGCGGACGGCAAGTAGTACGCCGGTGAGGAAAAAGAGTTGGGGGGCAGGCGAGGATGGCGACGAGGTCAAATAGTGCGACGGACTGGACGGTGGTGGCGATCCCGCATCCCTGGAGCGCATACAAGGTGTTTGCGAAAATGATAAGACCTGCTGCATACCTTTGTTTacatgtttttccttttggctTTTTGGGTTTTGAGTGGTAATTGTTCTGCACTTTGCTAGTTCCGCAGTATGTTGGCCCACTAGATTTAGTATTCGGTATTTCTCACTCCCAGACTTGTATTTGCACTGCACACGTTGTGAATTTCTTTTCATGCTTAAAAGTTTAAATCACactttcaaaagaaaaaatgaaagcaGTGTTCACTTTGCTCGTAGCATATGCTCCCTGATGAATGTTGGTTGCTCTATATTATATTTGTACTGTAGAGGCATGATATGATATTTGCAGTACATGCTTACCAAGAAGTCGtgaataagttttttttttacatatgcAAATACGTATCATCCAATATATCATTTGATATCCAACATCTGATATGCAAAGACAGTTTGATATGAAACAGTTATCTGCTATAAGAAGTTTGCTGCACTTTGCACACTGCATTCATTGTATTGCATATATTAATATCTATATATAGGTCAGAGACAAACTGGAAACGATGAGTTGCCAGATTAAAACCAGCTGCCAAGTCAAATCTGTTTCAAGTCTCGATGGAGGTACTGCTACGCTCAtccattttaattttgtacATTTGCTATTCTAGTACTCCAAACTGATGTCTCTCCATTGTGTAATTATTCATTCCTGGAGCAGGTTACAGAGTGATTGATGTTGATGGCGTGGATGAGGTGTTCGACAGAATTATAATTGCAGTTCAGGCACCTGATGCTCTAGGAATACTAGGAGCAGAAGCAACCCACCAAGAACTGAGAATTCTTGGTGCTTTCCAGTATTTCTGCTGGTAATGCatagtgctgctgctgctagcctGCTACAATACTATTAGTATTATATGTTGTTTGTAAATTGTATCTATACTACTTATGCATATGCTCTACACCATTTGCAGTGATATATACCTCCACTGCGACAAAAGTTTGATGCCATTGAATTCCTCTGCGTGGAGTGCCTTGAACTTTCGAGGGACATGAAGCGGGGCTGTCTCTGTTACCTACTGGCTAAACCTGCTCTTCAGGTATCTTACCAACAACTAGCAATGTGTGTACAATGAACTCTGTTATTCATGGAGTTGGAACACTGGTGATATTTTGGGCCTAATGTTTCTTGGGAAGTCTAGAATATATAATCTACCATCAGACCTTACCTGCTACGCTGAATTCTCCACATGTCCCGGACCATGTCATGCTCAAATGGAGTGCTAGCCATCCTGTTCcctccgctgctgctgcgaagTCTTGTGTTGAGCTTCATCACGTCCAAGGGAACAGAGGAATATGGTTTTGTGGGGCATACCAAGGTAACTTAATTTCAGTATGACAAATGTCTTGATTAGTTTGGTCTATAATGCCTTTCTTTCCTCGATCACGCAGGCTATGGCTTCCATGAAGATGGGGTCAAGGTACTTCGTGTCTGCACGACCATTTCTCACTTACGAAATATGTATTTTTGCATCTGATACTTATGTGTTGGATATATCGATCTGTGCAGGCTGGGAAAGCAGCGGCTCAAGGTTTGCTTGGTGAGAAGGGCACCCTTCTGGTTAACCCCAAAACGATGGTGCCGTCATGGACTGAAGCTGGAGCCCGCATTCTGGTAGCAAGATTTCTCAACCAATTCATATTCCAGGGCAAGATAATGTGAGTTCCATGAACTGATCTTTGTACTGGGAGATGCTCAGATGCATGTCAAGCTATGATCGATTCTCACGACCTCGCATGATTACTTTCGCCCGTAGCTTGCTGGAACAGGAAGGCACTATGTTCAGCTTTGGTGAAGCAGGCACAAAATGCAATGTGAAATCTGTCCTGCAAGTTCATGACCCTCTCTTCTATTGGAAGGTTCAGCTAACTTTTCCCCTTCTGTTTCGTTGATGGATACTCGACTCCCTATGGTTTGGTTTCTAGCTTTAGTCGTGGTGTTTGATCTTGTAATTGCCTAGCTGTAGCTTTTTGCTTCCTGGCTGCTCTGTAATTAACTCTTTCCTTCTTAAGTAATGAAAAGCAGCGCTGCTGcattttcgtcaaaaaaaaaaatactcgaCTCCATCTGGCTTGCTTGAGCTCATCTTATGTGAACTGCAATTTTCAGGTTGCAACCGAAGGAGACCTTGGCTTAGCATATGCCTATATCAATGgttatttctcttttgctgATAAGAGAGAAGGGCTTCTGAATCTTTTCCTGGTAATCCTAAGTGGTTAGTTGGGGACATATCACACATGTATGCTGGTCTTGATTAATCTATTTCACCACAGATTTTCTGTCACGTGTTTGGGGAATTTGGGAATTAGAGGAAGATCGCAGGAAGTAAGAGTGCTCTGCGGGAGGACGAGGCTTGTAACCTTGTCGCCCCGTGGGAGGGAATTGGGGCGTCCAGGGCGCAGGGGAAAATAGGGTTTGGGTTTTTTATTGCTTTATTGATTGACTAGGAGGGACTATAAATAGCCCTTACAAACTTGGGGATCAAGCTAAACTCTTACAGAATTGGAATAGGACTAATCAGATTAGAAACAGTAGGGAAAACTTTCTACGGGACGAAATCTTTCTATCTCCAATCTAGATTTTTAATTACTCAAATTAACTAAGCTGACCCAGACATTGGATCTTCTCTGCCTAGGTAGCCGGCGCCTATACGTGCGCCCCCACGTGACATTTTGATTTCGAACAGAGATGTGCAGAAGAGTTATACCAGCGTTAACAATAAAAGGTTCCAGTTCTCCCTTTGATCTATATTAATTTAAAAGGGCGAAGTAACAAATGGATCATCTACTTCCATGCCGTATGTAATTCTGTGGTTCATTGGCAGAGGTTGGTGGACACCTTTGCTTGTAACAGCAGGGGTTGCATCTGCTCAGTATTTCCTTCGCCACGTCTCAAGGAAGAATACTGTCACACAAACTCGCCAAAACATCTCTCAGCACTATGATCTGGTCATTCCTAACACCTTCCCTGCTTTTATCATTGCTTCCTCGGTTTCGTAACATTTGTTGCATAACCTTGAGATTCTCTAGTTCAAAATGTTTGTTCATTGAAGCAAACAATAGTGTAGttattgcaaatttgcaattaTTTCACTGTATTCCTCTGCTTAAATACTTGGTAGGAGGTTGTTATTATGCCTTTTAATAAAGATATATGGCAGTGTGCATTTATTCTGAAATGGAGGGACTAGCTACATCATGAAACCAATCAAATTATTGTTTATGCAGAGTAATgatttcttctctctttttcttgatCCAACGATGACCTATTCTTGTGCCATTTTTAAGGTTTGCCTTGTGATTAAATGTTCTACTGCATGTAACCTGTGATTCTTCATGGCCATCATTATATTATTCCTTTGGTAGGCGGAGAACGAAAGCTTTGAAGTGGCCCAGCTACGTAAAGTTAGCCTCCTAATCGACCTGGTAATATTACTAACACAAGTGATTTCCATTTTcatctcaattctcaaatGGATATTTGCACACATGATCTTATGAATATGTAATGATCCAAGGCTAAAGTGGAGCGGGATCATCACGTCCTTGAGATTGGCAGTGGTTGGGGCACCTTAGCGATACAGGTGGTGATGCGCACTGGCTGCAAATACACAGGGATTACCTTATCCGTGGAGCAACTTAGATACGCCCAAAGGAAAGTGAAAGAAGCCGGTTTAGAGGTAAATGTGATACAGAAAAAACAGAACTCTTACCGTTGATTTCTACTGTAATCTATATATAAATATTATTAGAACTATTAAATTAGGATATCACAAACACatgtttcaaaacaaaaataaatattgtcTGATGAATAACAGAGACTTGGTCAAAATTAAAATAGTTCAGATAGATGTGTTCTAGCATATCCCTTTATGTAAGATTACCACAAATATAAAtaccttttcctttttattggAGAGAGTACTACACTTAATACTACTCTCTACGTCCCAAAAGACGTGACATGGATtttatagattcttatacaaatccacgtcacttatttcaggacggagaGAGCAGTATTTATGTAAGATTACACACATACGTAACTAACAGCTCTTGTACAATTGCATCACGTACCTCGGTATGTTTGTATGAGAAATGAATcttcaagaagaagatcaaAACATGAAGCTAGCGGAAAACAAAGAACACACTCGATTGCAGTCCAAGTCATCCGTGACTTTGTagtcactgacaggtgggcctggGTTCACACTCCTCTGGCAATTCACTGCTCCCACTCCTCTTCTTTCATCATCTGCAACAAAATTGAATACCACCTGCAAGCATATCCTATTTAAGTCTGATGtacatttaatttaatttgttAGGAAGGTGCAATTGCACATTTTTACTTGGAGGGAAAATGCATGTCTAGTCTGTCAATTTGACGAGGATGTACAATTTAGTCAACGTACATGAAAATTGTAGCAAACAAGTTTTCAAGTTGGCAATTATGTGCGTGGGAGGTTAAAAATATGTGATCTCGGCCCAGGCACTGAGCTGGCATGCTGACCTGGACAAAAATGACACATGCTAGGCCATTTTGGAGTGAAAATGGGTCGTTGTTTTACGAAGTCACCTCTGACTTTATTCTTTAGGGGCTAAATTGCAAAAATTAAAATCCTACATACAATCCTCTTTTGGGTGGAATCCCTACCCGAAATACCCACATCCCCCTAACATCCTTCGCCGTCATCCCATCGTAGCTGCTTTGGGgagtgggggtgggggggggggggatgttACTTCCTAGAGGAGATTGTGACTACACGGGTGAGCTACCTCGAATGACACGCAAGGTCGGTTCGCTCCGGTCCACTCAGACGATCGTTTTGCTATCTTTAAACCACAAATCTACTCATTCCCAAGCGACCGGCCTTGCCATGGTGTCTGCgttctttctcctcctcctagTGCCGCCCATTGGCCTCCTCAACACCCGAATCCTGCTTACGGGCAGACACGTCTTCAACACCGGTGGGCCCAGTGGCATCAGgctcgccatggccatggtcaCCGCGTGGGAGGGGAGAGGTCTCCATCCTCTCACGCAACGTTGCCCACCTTGAGGATGCGCGCACCACTGTTAGGGCTACTACGGGGCACGACGTGGGGGTCCACTAGGACGACATGCGGGACAAGGACGTCAATGAGCTCGATGACATCATGgagcaggggcggaggcagaaATATAATATGAGGAGGgccataaaagaaaataagattATTAAGGAGGGCCAGAACATAAAGGTACATAGACTAATAAATACTCAGGGACCAAAGAAGAATTTACAGATCttatgggggggggggtgctgGTCCGACTGGCTCCGCCACAACAGCAACCCGAGATCCTGGCTTAAGCTGACGTGGTTGCCACGTGAACCGTTTTTGACCTAATGTTACACTAATATCATCTTAGGGATTTATGTGTGCGTTTTCTGAGTTACGTGTATCGTTCTGGGCAGCGCTAGCACGTTTCGCCCGCTGCTCCCCGCGTCCTGGTTCCAACTTCCCACGtatcgctgccccgtgtataTAAAGAAGATCCCTTCTTCTCTCATGGAAAAATACAGAAGAGGAGATCCCCAACGGGTTAAAACCCCCTCCGTTTCTGTTCTGTGTCGGGGCGCTATGGACCACTACGACAGCAGGTTTGGGATCCTCATCGCCGGCAATCGCAAGCGCTGGCCGGATTACCCCTGCGTGTCGCGCTTTCGGCAGCGACGgctcatctccttcctcctgcgCCAGGAGCTCTTGCACACCTACGGCGCGTACGCATTCTTCTCTAGTAGATCTCTCCATTAATTAAGATGCAAATCAACCTTTTTGCGCATtcgagaagaaaaaggaattgTGCATATTTCTTTCTGGAGCGCCGCGTATCTGATGATCCAGAGATGCACACACAGGCTTATCTGCGAGTCGGATGCGTTCATGGACAAGGACCACCTGACGGAGCATGTGAGGGCTGGCCGGTGGGACGAGGCCATCAGGTATCTCTCACGCTTCCTGCCG contains:
- the LOC112268524 gene encoding uncharacterized protein LOC112268524 is translated as CFLGSLEYIIYHQTLPATLNSPHVPDHVMLKWSASHPVPSAAAAKSCVELHHVQGNRGIWFCGAYQGYGFHEDGVKAGKAAAQGLLGEKGTLLVNPKTMVPSWTEAGARILVARFLNQFIFQGKIILLEQEGTMFSFGEAGTKCNVKSVLQVHDPLFYWKVATEGDLGLAYAYINGYFSFADKREGLLNLFLILISNRDVQKSYTSVNNKRGWWTPLLVTAGVASAQYFLRHVSRKNTVTQTRQNISQHYDLSNDFFSLFLDPTMTYSCAIFKAENESFEVAQLRKVSLLIDLAKVERDHHVLEIGSGWGTLAIQVVMRTGCKYTGITLSVEQLRYAQRKVKEAGLEAYLRVGCVHGQGPPDGACEGWPVGRGHQVSLTLPAVRSSSGPRRPHPLAFPPRAQGHRRHRLRSSRERGRVLGSQEVLHPRCCPQERRHQAPRHALVPPLLRRTQAASIIVDLVWRTPELKEHMTNARGPMKPQNILPIGFGFCRRRHVKRGPIPGSVLVRHYLHKRRMLPSSTSSHCEGLNFESLIKAKKWMVDLVEIQVWKLVSGIKGFHFDLSVKMVLLLVQPHRLILVHSEVQLDILAYHQTPIVTH
- the LOC104585325 gene encoding uncharacterized protein LOC104585325, with product MATRSNSATDWTVVAIPHPWSAYKVRDKLETMSCQIKTSCQVKSVSSLDGGYRVIDVDGVDEVFDRIIIAVQAPDALGILGAEATHQELRILGAFQYFCCDIYLHCDKSLMPLNSSAWSALNFRGT